A window of the Nycticebus coucang isolate mNycCou1 chromosome 3, mNycCou1.pri, whole genome shotgun sequence genome harbors these coding sequences:
- the CD320 gene encoding CD320 antigen isoform X2, with product MERGGARRTAALGLALRLLFGLGVGLEAAPTRSLAQAPGSCPPAFFQCRTNGFCVPLTWRCDSDWDCYDRSDEEECRIEPCAQNGQCLPPPGNPCSCDGTSDCRGGTDERLQNCSHPACPAGEQRCLQGDTCIPHTWHCDGHSDCPDSSDELGCGTNKTFQKENTTILGTSVTPESVTSLRNATVCSIRDHSGNPSAYGVIAGAVMLSASLLATTLLVLSRLRAQERLLPPLRLLVAVKESLLLSEQKTSLV from the exons ATGGAGCGGGGCGGAGCGCGGCGGACAGCGGCACTGGGCCTGGCGCTGCGGCTGCTGTTCGGCCTCGGAGTAGGCCTGGAGGCTGCCCCGACCCGGTCCTTGGCCCAGGCCCCAG GCTCGTGCCCTCCTGCCTTTTTCCAATGCCGTACCAATGGCTTTTGTGTGCCACTTACCTGGCGCTGTGACAGCGACTGGGACTGTTACGACCGCAGTGACGAGGAGGAGTGCA GGATTGAGCCGTGTGCCCAGAATGGGCAATGCTTGCCACCCCCTGGCAATCCTTGCTCCTGTGATGGCACCAGTGACTGTCGTGGTGGCACTGATGAGAGGCTCCAGAACTGCAGCCACCCAGCCTGCCCAGCAGGAGAGCAGCGTTGCTTACAGGGTGACACCTGTATCCCCCACACGTGGCACTGTGATGGCCACTCAGACTGTCCTGACTCCAGTGATGAGCTTGGCTGTG GAACCAATAAGACCTTCCAGAAAGAGAATACTACAATCTTGGGGACCTCTGTGACCCCAGAGAGTGTCACCTCTCTCAGAAATGCCACAGTCTGCTCCATCAGGGACCATTCTGGAAACCCAAGTGCCTATGGGGTTATTGCAGGTGCTG TGATGCTGAGTGCAAGCCTGCTTGCCACCACCCTCTTGGTGCTGTCCCGGCTCCGAGCCCAGGAGCGCCTGTTGCCGCCACTGAGATTGCTGGTGGCTGTGAAGGAGTCTCTGCTGCTGTCAGAACAGAAAACTTCACTGGTCTGA
- the CERS4 gene encoding ceramide synthase 4, which yields MLSSFNEWLWQEQFWLPPNVSWAHLEDRDGLVFAHPRDLLAALPLALVLLTMRIAFERFVGLPLSQFLGVQDKTRRPVKPNTTLERYFLKKGQRPKEPQLALLSTQCGLTPRQTQRWFRRRRNQDRPYLSKKFCEASWRFVFYLCSFAGGFLVLYHESWLWTPTMCWDSYPNQTLKPALYWWYLLELSFYISLLITLPFDVRRKDFKEQVLHHLVTIILITFSYSANLLRIGSLVLLLHDSADFLLEACKMFNYTPFRTACDVLFLIFSMVFFYTRLLLFPTQILHTTYYDSIREWGPFFGYYFFNALLMLLQLLHVFWACLILRMLFSFVKKGQMEKDVRSDVEESDSSEEETAESHEYPQLKNGAAPIDGPRSRVAGRLVNGHTSAT from the exons ATGTTGTCCAGCTTCAACGAATGGCTTTGGCAGGAGCAGTTCTGGTTGCCACCCAATGTCTCATGGGCCCATTTGGAGGACAGGGATGGCCTGGTCTTCGCCCACCCCCGGGACCTGCTGGCAGCCCTGCCTCTGGCCCTGGTTCTGCTGACCATGCGCATCGCCTTCGAGAG GTTTGTTGGCCTGCCTCTGAGCCAGTTTTTGGGTGTGCAGGATAAGACCAGGAGGCCAGTGAAGCCAAACACCACACTGGAGAGATACTTTCTGAAGAAAGGACAGAGACCCAAGGAG CCCCAGCTGGCCCTCCTGTCCACCCAATGTGGCCTCACACCACGGCAGACCCAGCGCTGGTTCCGGAGACGCAGGAACCAGGATCGGCCCTACCTAAGCAAGAAGTTCTGTGAGGCCAG CTGGAGGTTTGTCTTCTATCTGTGTTCCTTTGCCGGTGGCTTCTTGGTCCTCTACCAC GAGTCATGGTTATGGACACCAACAATGTGCTGGGACAGTTACCCAAATCAG ACCCTGAAGCCGGCCTTGTACTGGTGGTACCTCCTGGAGCTGAGTTTCTACATCTCCCTGCTAATCACACTGCCATTTGATGTCAGGCGAAAG GATTTCAAGGAGCAGGTGCTGCATCACCTCGTGACCATCATCCTGATTACCTTCTCCTACAGCGCCAACCTGTTGCGCATTGGCTCTCTGGTGCTGCTGCTACATGATTCCGCTGATTTCCTGCTGGAG GCCTGTAAGATGTTCAACTACACGCCCTTCCGGACAGCGTGCGATgtcctcttcctcatcttctccATGGTCTTCTTCTATACTCGCCTCCTGCTTTTCCCTACCCA GATCCTCCACACCACGTACTATGACTCCATCAGGGAATGGGGCCCCTTCTTCGGCTACTACTTCTTCAACGCACTCCTgatgctgctgcagctgctgcatGTGTTCTGGGCTTGCCTCATCCTGCGCATGCTCTTCAGCTTCGTAAAGAAAGGCCAG ATGGAGAAGGATGTGCGCAGTGATGTGGAAGAGTCAGACTCCAGCGAGGAAGAGACAGCAGAGTCCCATGAATATCCACAGCTCAAGAACGGGGCAGCCCCCATTGACGGCCCCCGGAGCCGCGTGGCCGGGCGGTTGGTCAATGGGCACACATCAGCCACATAG
- the CD320 gene encoding CD320 antigen isoform X1, which yields MALGPWNVTCLLVVAACDHCALGGRCRLKPPRLHLHTYCMLPPHPAGSCPPAFFQCRTNGFCVPLTWRCDSDWDCYDRSDEEECRIEPCAQNGQCLPPPGNPCSCDGTSDCRGGTDERLQNCSHPACPAGEQRCLQGDTCIPHTWHCDGHSDCPDSSDELGCGTNKTFQKENTTILGTSVTPESVTSLRNATVCSIRDHSGNPSAYGVIAGAVMLSASLLATTLLVLSRLRAQERLLPPLRLLVAVKESLLLSEQKTSLV from the exons ATGGCTCTTGGGCCCTGGAATGTGACCTGTCTTCTGGTGGTTGCAGCCTGTGACCACTGTGCTCTTGGAGGGAGGTGCAGACTCAAGCCTCCCAGGCTTCATTTGCACACATATTGCATGCTACCCCCACATCCCGCAGGCTCGTGCCCTCCTGCCTTTTTCCAATGCCGTACCAATGGCTTTTGTGTGCCACTTACCTGGCGCTGTGACAGCGACTGGGACTGTTACGACCGCAGTGACGAGGAGGAGTGCA GGATTGAGCCGTGTGCCCAGAATGGGCAATGCTTGCCACCCCCTGGCAATCCTTGCTCCTGTGATGGCACCAGTGACTGTCGTGGTGGCACTGATGAGAGGCTCCAGAACTGCAGCCACCCAGCCTGCCCAGCAGGAGAGCAGCGTTGCTTACAGGGTGACACCTGTATCCCCCACACGTGGCACTGTGATGGCCACTCAGACTGTCCTGACTCCAGTGATGAGCTTGGCTGTG GAACCAATAAGACCTTCCAGAAAGAGAATACTACAATCTTGGGGACCTCTGTGACCCCAGAGAGTGTCACCTCTCTCAGAAATGCCACAGTCTGCTCCATCAGGGACCATTCTGGAAACCCAAGTGCCTATGGGGTTATTGCAGGTGCTG TGATGCTGAGTGCAAGCCTGCTTGCCACCACCCTCTTGGTGCTGTCCCGGCTCCGAGCCCAGGAGCGCCTGTTGCCGCCACTGAGATTGCTGGTGGCTGTGAAGGAGTCTCTGCTGCTGTCAGAACAGAAAACTTCACTGGTCTGA